The DNA region TAATATATGATGTAGTAAGATGTCCTTTACAGGTTGGCGCCAAAATCTCAAAATCGTTAAAAGTGGAGTTAGCCGGTTTACAGTTTAAGCCATCGACATGGAGATATTAAGGAGATAAGTCTCACATATTTAAGTCCTATATGGGGTGTTGCacaatatttttccaatctgATTTAGGCAGTTCATAACTTTTGCTGATGACCAAGATCAAATCTCATCTTTTCAAGATTCAGAATTACTGCAGCATACTTGCCTTTAATCAGTAGTATTTTATATACAGATTCCAATTTACATGCATCCACACAAAACTCCATACTGTAACATTGCTTCTGAACTAATAAGtcaaaaatatgctttattatcataacaataaatatttttgacaaagctaaaaatcaaataaacaagAAAAGATATGTTTACTTCCTGTTCAATCACAAGTGATGATCCATACACACAATTCCAATATTATCGGAAAACATGCAATTTAAtgtaaactaataatatttCCATACAAAACCAATATGTTCATACTCATATAGTCAATAAATTTGAAGCAAAACTGAGTACAAAAAGTGgactatttacaaaaaagtaGCCAGACAAAGAAAGTCTcattaaaattatcataaagctttttaaaaaaataaatcgaataaatttaaatcagcATGATCCATATACCCAAAATCCATACATAATTAGCATATTGTTCACATTAGccctaaattttttatagtattttaatttGCCTAATTTCAATGGCTAGATGATTGAACTCTTTTATATTATCATAAACCACAGACTTAAGAGTATATGTCCTTTCTATGAAGTAAGCCATTATCAAAATACATGGTAATGTAAGAATTTTACCCTTTATAAAGAATGGGCGGCAGGATATGTTGCACTGCCTCTTTTTTGTAAGATGAACACGGAATTGAATAGGGGCCATACAACAAGAGACCCAGTGCCATACCAACCTCATTGCTTGCAgtgtggtcttttttctttgatCCCAACAAGTATTTTGGAGGACAGATGtcaaggaaattaaaaattaagcatGAACAAGATAggataagatattttaaaagatattatcaTTATGCAGTGAAATGATGTATTAAATGAATTGTCATTGCAAATATATTTCTGCCTTAAAAGGAATTATTGATCCTTTTATGCAATCTGATGTAGATTTAGATGGCGTTGTTTTAAAGAGAAtaagaatttttgaatattcatctGTCAAAGCAAAGGATACCTCAATTTAATGTTTCCTTTATAAGCTCTATGAACTTGATTCTTATTTAATGATAGGACTGGATTATTGCATAATTTCACTAAGAATGGATGAGAGGGGATCAAGAAACTTTTACGGCATAAATTAAGGAGGGATTGAATCAGTCTCTTACTTCAATACATGTTTTTTGCCAAGGCCACTAATAATAAGGCATTATGAAGTAAATTAGGTTTATTTGTTATATCAATATAatcagaaaatatattaagttttaataatgAGATAAATAAATTCTGTAAAGCGTTTAAATCATTTCTGGAGGGTTCAAGGAAATTTATATTAAACTCGCCTGACAGTACAACTTTCACATTCATCAAGATGCTGGACAAAATTACCTccatcttaattaaaaatactcgAAAGCTTGTAGCTGGAGCTCTATAAATACCAatgatatacatatttttttacaaaatataatagaaaattaagtATTTCTCTTCTAGCAAGTAATTAAACctatcaacatttaaaaaatctaattcaTTCAAATGTCCATTCCTtcacaataattaaagttcTGCCATGGACCAAATTTGATCTGTTACATCTAGAGACATAATATTCAAGACAAAACACTTTAGCCAATGTccacttattattaaaatatctgcaAAGCTATACTAGTAAGGAAAAAATACAGTTCGTCATTCTTATTTCTAACTAATTGGATATTGAGAACCAACAAGTTGATATTGGTGATTGTGCCATTAGTTCTAAAATCTTTGGTTGTCATTACTATACTTGACTGGTTGCAACTTAAGTAATTTGATCTGGACACATGGTAGAATAAAAAGGATTAATCTGATGTTCAGGTTATGTATTTATGTCCATTTCATAATTTGGGGTTGCTTTTTTATTGCCACCACAACCCACTGAACCAGGCAAAAATACCCTATCATTAACACTTGTATTAGGTGTGTCTGTCAAGTTAGCATTCTACACCAAACTTTTGGATATACTGAAGATTGTAGACtaagattaaaaatatgaataagagGTTTTTCCAATATACCATTGCAGCTCTTAATAACATAGCCAGGCAATCCATCATATAGATTTCTTTctcttaagttttttaatggtATCTAAGATTTCCTTttcatcaaataatttattgcaaaagtagtttttaagtGGAGACTTTACCTGGTTAATTGACAAATAAGAAACAAACTCAGAACTAAAATACTTTGCAAACATGTTTGCAATATTTTCAGTTCCAGATGtggatttattattataagaaatttgagCAGATTTATTAGATTAACTAAATTCCTAATTATTGTTCCTGTTTCTTTACAAGTAATTACTGTTTTCTGGTGTTTGTAAAACTAAACATgtaaataagtataatttaaaaaaaaaatagttcacTCTCAAATAACGTGTTTTTTGGACCTCAATAAATTCGGAAAGATGGATTGTGTAATAACTTTTGTGCAAAAGGACCTAAACACTTTTACACTCGAAATGTGTGGCGTTTCTCTCATTAACATAATTTCACTACTTTCAGGGGCAAAGAACCTGTATGTAATCGCAGTCCAAGGTATCGGCGGACGGTTGAACCGTCTGCCAGCTGCTGCATCTGGAGACATGATCGTCGCCACAGTAAAGAAGGGAAAACCGGAACTCCGTAAGAAAGTCATGCCGGCAGTAGTGATCAGGCAGAGGAAACCGTTCCGCAGGAAGGATGGCGTGTTCATCTATTTCGAAGATAACGCGGGGGTCATAGTGAACAACAAGGGAGAAATGAAGGGATCCGCCATCACAGGTCCGGTGGCGAAGGAATGCGCCGATCTCTGGCCCAGGATAGCTTCGAATGCGAGCAGCATCgcataatgttatttttttctcttgtaaggtgtaaaaaaagttaaaa from Anthonomus grandis grandis chromosome 8, icAntGran1.3, whole genome shotgun sequence includes:
- the LOC126739537 gene encoding 60S ribosomal protein L23 is translated as MSKRGRGGSAGAKFRISLGLPVGAVMNCADNTGAKNLYVIAVQGIGGRLNRLPAAASGDMIVATVKKGKPELRKKVMPAVVIRQRKPFRRKDGVFIYFEDNAGVIVNNKGEMKGSAITGPVAKECADLWPRIASNASSIA